A single region of the Pararhodospirillum photometricum DSM 122 genome encodes:
- a CDS encoding anti-sigma regulatory factor codes for MTGPETVRMALLRPEDIVRARQAGRDVASRLGFGMADQTRLATAISEIARNALHYGGGGSCEIAGTMEGTSREIRVSIVDHGPGIPNLEQAMQPGFSTGHSLGMGLPGARKLVDLMTVETGPGLTRIDLVMRRGGRV; via the coding sequence ATGACGGGTCCTGAAACGGTTCGGATGGCCTTGCTACGGCCCGAGGACATCGTGCGGGCCCGTCAGGCGGGCCGTGACGTTGCCTCCCGGCTGGGCTTTGGCATGGCGGACCAAACCCGGCTTGCGACCGCCATCTCTGAAATCGCGCGTAACGCCTTGCACTATGGCGGGGGAGGCAGTTGCGAGATTGCTGGAACGATGGAAGGGACAAGCCGGGAAATTCGGGTATCGATCGTTGATCACGGTCCTGGCATTCCCAACTTGGAACAAGCCATGCAACCCGGATTCAGCACGGGTCATAGCCTGGGCATGGGCCTGCCGGGGGCCCGCAAACTGGTGGACCTGATGACCGTCGAAACCGGGCCGGGCCTGACCCGGATCGACCTCGTCATGCGGCGGGGAGGTCGGGTATGA
- a CDS encoding anti-sigma regulatory factor: protein MNGTSFHHSGSDISVCIRQELDIAQARQAAQRLATHVGLSRSQAYRLMTTVSELGYNLFLHARPGGTVTLSVLSRTSGQAGIEVVAEDQGPGIADLDLALLDGYSTNHGLGGGLPGSRRLMDEFCIRSQVGEGTCVVARLWR from the coding sequence ATGAATGGGACGAGTTTTCATCACAGCGGGTCGGACATTTCGGTGTGCATCCGCCAGGAACTGGACATTGCCCAGGCGCGTCAAGCGGCCCAGCGGCTCGCCACCCATGTGGGCTTGTCGCGCTCCCAGGCCTACCGCTTGATGACAACGGTCAGCGAACTGGGATACAACCTTTTTTTGCATGCTCGGCCAGGAGGAACGGTTACACTCAGCGTGCTCAGCCGGACCAGCGGGCAAGCGGGGATCGAAGTGGTGGCAGAAGACCAGGGCCCCGGGATTGCCGATCTCGATCTGGCCTTGCTGGATGGCTACTCCACCAACCACGGCCTGGGAGGCGGTCTTCCGGGAAGCCGGCGTTTGATGGACGAATTTTGCATCCGCTCCCAGGTGGGAGAAGGCACCTGCGTGGTGGCCCGGCTATGGCGTTAG
- a CDS encoding SpoIIE family protein phosphatase yields MALEVGIARAAMNATEICGDIAHAWCTPDHEVVAIADGLGHGPDAAQAAGVAMEHIGHHLDVEMEALFLGLGQALASTRGAAVGVARIEPRTGACCYGALGNTRAGVFGWRVMRLDAKPGIVGAGMRGNLQPLSFQLHPGDHLVMWTDGLEERLGLPSDLLASEPPPRMAETLLHRHYQGKDDGCVLVARFSLTRG; encoded by the coding sequence ATGGCGTTAGAAGTTGGGATCGCCCGAGCGGCCATGAACGCCACGGAAATCTGCGGCGATATCGCCCACGCTTGGTGCACGCCAGACCATGAGGTGGTGGCGATTGCCGATGGCTTGGGCCACGGGCCCGACGCGGCCCAAGCGGCCGGTGTGGCCATGGAGCATATTGGGCACCATCTGGACGTGGAGATGGAAGCCCTGTTCTTGGGGTTGGGACAGGCCCTCGCGTCAACACGCGGCGCGGCGGTCGGCGTGGCCCGGATTGAGCCCCGAACGGGGGCCTGTTGCTACGGCGCGCTTGGCAACACCCGGGCTGGGGTGTTCGGGTGGCGGGTGATGCGCCTGGATGCCAAGCCCGGCATTGTGGGAGCCGGCATGAGAGGAAACCTTCAACCGCTCTCATTTCAGTTGCACCCCGGGGACCATCTGGTGATGTGGACCGATGGCCTGGAAGAACGGTTAGGGCTGCCATCCGACCTCCTGGCGTCCGAGCCCCCCCCCCGGATGGCTGAAACCTTGTTGCACCGTCATTATCAGGGAAAAGATGACGGCTGTGTCCTTGTCGCGCGCTTTTCTCTGACCAGAGGGTGA